The DNA region TTCAAGGTTCCTCCAAAATTGAGGGAATAGCTTTCATTTTAGAACCTACGTAGAAAAGCTCTTAGAGGTCTTTtatccaaaacatgtatattcTCTCTTTTGAATCAATCATAAGCGAAAATGTGTTCTTTTAGCATTCTTATTTCAGAGTCTTTGACATTGCCTTTAGCTATATTTATTACCATACTGGGATACCTTAAAGCTTACTGTTTATTTGTTTTCTGCCATGGAAGCTCCATCTCACACTCTTATCTCTGTGCTAAATCGATTTATTCTTATGCCTCTCCTATGCATATGTTTTTCTCCTCATACAATTGTTGATTGATGGTTCAAGGTGTTCGGTGTACGAGTAAATTTTTCTGAAGGTTTCTTACATATGTTGTCGTACCATATCTTCTTGTCCCTTTCCCTTAGATAGTTATTAAAGTCACGCACTGGTGTTAACTGTTAATGTATACTAGCTGGCAGCTGCATAGCTGAGACTCGTTATACAGCTTTTACACATCGGGAATTGTCTTTGTACTTCCATACCCAATCAACATCTTAATTAGGTGCACTTATGGGAGCTGATTTCAAAAGCAGTACACCCCCATGGAATTGTCAGTATATGTGAACGATCACTTCTAAGCTTTAACTGCAGTGGGAGTATGTGTACTCTCACATCCTTTAACCTTCTGGCTTCTTTTGGTTCTTCTGGTGTTTAAGAGGACATGTTTACCAAAGAGATCTATTAATCGGGTATTCGTTAGTGTTATTAAGTGCCATGACTTGTCCCTTAAAGCCATGAAGCAATGCGAACGAGGTGTTATCGCTCTATGCACTTCTGAGGAGTGAGACTAGAGATCCCGACAGGAAGTGGTTGACTCTTTGAATCTTACTTTAACATATGAGAAAatagaagaggaaaaaaaagagaggaaacaTGACAGTGTTCTATTTGAATAGTAGGGGTCATCACCGTGTACTCTTCAATGTTCTCTTTGTCATtgtgttcttcttcttctctcgaGTTTGTAATGCCTATCTATCTATTTTTTGGTTGTAAGTAACGCCTATCCATCTACTACTTATGCTTTTGTACTTCTTTGGCTTCTGTTctttcttcatcattttcttcaaataaaTGACTCCATTTCTTCTAGTATGCAAGTTCTTTTGCTCTGGTACCTTTTAAATCTGGGCTTCTCTTTTGCATATCTCCCCTAGCCTTGTAGTACAATTCCAAATATGAAATTGAGTGCTgcaaattaatttattttatggtTGGTtaattgaaaatgaaaatttaattaatgATTGAAGTTATCTTTCGATGGGTTTGTTGAATTATATCTCAACGATGTTTCTGAGGAGTTGGATTATTATTGTCATTACTGTATATTGAATGCTGATATCAGTAATTTCAATTGTGATTTGACTATAGTACGTCCTAAAACCATCTTTTTTTGGTACTTTTTATACTCTATAAACTGTGCGATTCTCTTATTGCTTTTTACCTCTATGTTTCACCTTCTCCCATTTTTGCTTCTAAAAATATTGGTATTGGTTCATCTTTCAGGTTCAAAAATTGGGTTTGACTAATGGATGCTGACACAGAGAATAATGCATCTGCTTCCATTGAAGGAGTTAACGCCAATGAAGTGGAGGCAGAATCAAATACTATCGACTCTCTAGAAGTTTTGTCATCCAGTGGTAATGTCACGCAAGAAATACCAAGTGTCGGGGAGATTTTAACAAGGCTTGAACTAGACTTAGCATGTTTCTCTGAGAAACTAGTTAATTTAGATCAACTTGTGATGCATGTGGAAACAAGAGAAAGTGACTTTGAGGCTTTTGCCTCCGAGAAGGAGCACACTTCAAATGACATTGTTGAGAAGGCAATTGAGTTTGACCTCTTATCTGGGGTCCTAGATTCGGAGGTGAGGGAGCTAGGCGGTTTATTATCCACTGTTGCAGTGGAGATTGAGAATGTGCGGAAGGTCATATCTTCACATGGGCATGTGGATGATGAGGCTTTCATTTTAATAGAAGAGAAGTTACATGACAGTGAAAAATCCCTCAAGCAGTCGCAGGACAACCTTTTAGAATTAAGGACGCAATGTACCAACTTCCATGGGATTATCCTAACCTCCCAGGGGGATCAAAATTGTGAGTTTattttcttcatcatcatcatcatcatcatcattattattattattattattgttattattattattattacttcctccggatcaaaaagagtgtccacttagcctttttttcttgggtcaaaaagaatctccacttagccttttttttccTTGGGTCAAAAAGGtggtccacttatcaaatcaagaaagaattaaccttatttttctagatttgCCACTATGAAGTgctatatgatcaaatcccaatactTATTAAATTAGGGGCAGTTTTATCAAATCACCTATTTTtctctaggagttagtattttcttaaggggtgtgcaaatggctaagaggacactctttttgatccggagggagtattattattattgttattattattctcCTCGATAAGTGGATGCCTGTTAATTTCGTGATGAGCAGTATTTAGTGTTTTATTCTCTTTGCAATTTTACTTATCCCAGCAACCTTCTCCCAAGCTGACCACCCCTTAGGATATAATTAATATATAGAAATaggaagagaggagaaaagaagaaTATCTGCAAATATTTaatgattttatttctttttgccGTGCATGTCTGGACCAGGAAATATTGATTGCTGCTCTCTGCACAAGGCATTTTGTTGCTATTACGTGCTTGGCttaataacaaataatttgtGGGACATCATCATACTTTTTCTAATCATACTTGATGCTTGACAGGGCAAGATGGAGAGGCAGCGGACTACTTCAACAGTGATGCTCTTTTAACTCCAAAGACAAAGATAAAAATGCAGACTGTTGAACAGCAGAGACACATTCTGCGGATGCTGGAGAAGTCTTTGGCCCGAGAGTTAGATCTTGAGAAGAAGCTTACTGAATCTAGACAGGTTGAAGAGGAATTAGAAGTCAGGTTGCAGCAAGAAGCTTTCTGCatggaggaagaaattgaagatgcTTGGCAAAGGTTGTTTGAGGGAGAGAATGCTGCCGAAGTCCTCTTAGGAATTTCAAAAGCACTACTTGATCGACTCCAGATGGCACATTTTAATCTGAACGGTACTGTTCAGAGAGAAAGCTGCTTACAATCTAAACTTCAAGAAATGGAGGAACATTTAAAAGCAAAAGAGAACTTACTAGGGAAGTCTGAAAGCAGTTCTAAAGAGCTCGGGGACAAGGTTAAAACTCTTGAAAAACGGTTGGAGGACTCTGAGTTGCAGCTGTCCAattatacaaagaaaagtcagGAGCTAGAATCCGAGATCCATGAAATGGAAGATACAATCCATACGTTGAAGGAAAAGAATTCTGAAGCAGAGAGAAGAATTGATACAGCAGAAAATGAGTGTAATatattgaaagaagaaaatgtggAACTTGACAAAGAGCTGAACCTCCTGAAAAGCAGTAGTAGTGAGAGAATAAATCTGCTTGAAAAGCAGCTGAGGGACTCTGAGCTTCGACTTCAGCATGCGGTTGCATCTGGTGAAGCTAGTCAAGAGAAGCAAATCATGTTGAATTCTACAATCAAAGACATGGAAGATTTGATTGAGGATCTAAAACTAAAGGTTTCAAAAGCAGAAAGTTTGATGGAGGGTGCTGAAGAAAAGTGCATTATCTTGTCAGAATCTAACTCAGATCTCAATGAAGAATTAACTTTTGTAAGGGGTAGGTTGGTGTGTTTGGAGGCATCGTTACGCCAAGCTGAGGAAACGAAGAAGGCAACTGCCCGAGATATTAACTTCCGGAGTAAATTGATAACAGATCTAATTTTGCAATTGGCTCTTGAAAGAGAGAGACTTGAAAAGCAGGTTTGTCATTTCCTACTGTAATTATCTTGATAACATTTGTGACTTTCCTTTTCCTCTACTCtatcgagtttttttttttcctaattgaCATGGTCAATGGGCCTAAAAGCGAATTGAGGACTGTGCCTAATTGAATACTAGTTACTAATCTGAAACAGCCTAGAGTTATGTCTAACAATGAGATGGCATTTGGATAATCAACATTTTGTGTCAGAAAATTACTAATTTTTTGGACGTTGGTGTAAACTTACAGCTTCATAAATTTAATGGCTTCTAAAATGCAGTTGTTGTGTGTACAAGTTCGTTTATGTGGCTGATGCCTTttgtctttttcctttttacttgcTTCAGCAACAACATCTGTTCATTCGGTCTAGTTTTGACATTTTCTCGCTCTGGATTTGGTTAAGTTTTCAGAGTTCGTGACCATATACCTCACGCTGTAATCATTAGAAGTATTTCTTACTGATAAACATTTATGGACAGACGCGAATACACACATCCACACTCCATGCACACACATATTATTGTTTGACAAAGAATAGTTTTAAACGTCGTGTATTCTCTAGTTTTCAATGGTCCCTACAGGCAGTGGTGGAGCCACATAaagccgagggtgttcatccgaaccccctcggcgggaaaaaacactgtttttacaaggttaaaattatttttatgtatatatagtagatgttgaacccccttaggcttcttcgtatgtttatttttttatattttgaaccccctcggcggaaatcctggctccgccactgcctaCAGGTTCACAGATTCAAGCGCCATTCTTCCTATAATATTAACACTTGTACCACTTCCAATGGCTCCTTTCACCGAGCAAAAAACAGTTAAGGTCAAGGGAAAGAAATGAAAATGGGCTAAAGTAGAGCCAGATTGTGCACACCTGAAAAATTAATGGTATTTATTGATAATTATGACTGCAACCTTCCATTGCAACATTTGCTCTTACTCCTGGAAGAAATTAGTTGAAAAGgaagagttgaaagagctaTACAAGACATTATTAGCATTATTAATAAGATTTGCTTGATATAAAAATTAGTTAGTCAGTCTTTTGAAAGTATTTATTAGTGGAATCTGAGACGTGCTTAGCTGGGACAAGTTATTCAGTTTTGGACTTTGGCCTTTTGTGGTTGAAGTTGGTTATTTATTTTCCTTGCCACTGCATGACTTCTTAATGGAAGATAATTCATTTGGATTAAATGTTTGAATAAGAGCATTGTGTGAAGACAATATTATTTTGGGGCATGATTGCATAATTTTCTCATCTAAATTAGTGTTTTTGCTGCAAAATTGTTCAGATAGCTTTGCTGATAATGGAAAATAAGGCCCAGAAGAAGCTTTTTCAGCAAAATGATGAAGTTCCTTCGCTGTCTCCGCAAAGTGATGGAAAAGACACCAGGGAATCCGTGCTTGCCAAGGCTGAGTTTTCTGCTGTAACTTCTCCAAATGAAtgcaaggaaaaaaaatctaagTTCACATCAATAACTAAGGTGGTACACGCTTTATTTGGTCTTatgcttatttttatacatGAATCATATGCTCTTCTGTTTGTTTCAGTAGTTTGATAATTTGATTTACTATTTAGATGCCAGTCAACTATTATTTTCTGATGTTGTACATCCCATTATCAACCCAATAACCTTAGCTGTGCTATAAGTGAAAAACATTTGATTACTTTGCGCTCACCCCAAAGCTAAGGTTATTTGGTTGACAAGTTAACAAAGAAAAGGCGCCTAGTTCTGTTGTGACCCTGTTGTTTCTGTTTGTTTATTTTCAGGAGGAGAATGGTTCTGGAGACTTTTTGATGAGCGAGTCAAAAGAGGAAACTACTGATTCTTCAACCAGACTTGATGCCTCTCGGAACATAGATGCAAGGCAGCTTGATCTCAAGGTTGTCCTTATTTcagttttcttgtttttgataGCCGTACTGGCATCCGTTTTACTGCAGTATCATTGGAGCCAGCGTTTTGGTGAGTGAGTCAAAAGAGGAAATTACTGATTTTTGTTACTCAATCAAGAAACCTGGCATTAGGCACTTTTCAGAAATCTTTAGGCGCATCCAGTTCATATGATGAATGTAATTTTGAAGCCCGGAAGAGAAGAGGCTGGAACTCGCTCCTCAAAACTTACGACTTTTTCCCCTCTTCTGACTAAATAGCAGTTTCTTACACATGCATAGTTTTGCCCCTCAGATTTTGTCCGCTTTACAAATTAGCTTTCGGTAGAATTTGGAAGTACAAACAGTGGCTCAGTCATCCAACAGAAAACTACACAAGAAGGGAAAAATCGCTCTATGGAAGCGGGCTCCGTGGCCTTCACCATCCATGCATGGAACTTGTGAGGTGTCTCATGTTTTACTTTTCAAATCATCTGTTTGTAGGCAGAATCTGCTAATGCCTTCTTGGTACTGTtttgatactaagagatgaagGCGAGTAGGCTCTACTTTTAAGAGTTTTAACAGTAGTCCAGGAAGCATACACTTCTTGTACCCATTTAATGGCTTCTTGTTCATTTCTTTCTCGTTTCTTACCAGGTGGTTTAAGATCATTTCTGTATGTAGTTAATCAACTTACAGTATAGTTCAAGGGGCCAACTGCTTAAGACTGGTTAATAGGGACTAATTGTTGGCTCATTTAATGTAGTTTTAAAGCTAATTACTTATTCCGTTAAGTTGTTGAACTTGTCTCCACATTCCTTCATCAGCATAGCTATTCGATACAAGTATAGAGGAGTCCCAATGTCCAATTTGCCAAATAAGAGATAATAGTATACATTAGCTTTGCTTATTTGCCGGGACTCATTGGCAAATGAATATTTGAAGACACGACGACAAAGCTTAATAATTTTCATTTTAACATGACAACTGAGTTGgtgttaaattaaattattatctCATGATTATTAATATCCTAATCACATAGTACTACTAACGTATAATACAACAAGGAACACAATTCTAAATGGAAATGAAACTGCTTCACTCATGTATAGTAAAACCAAACGTCAGATTCTTTTTACTTCATGGCGCGAATCCGGAATAGTTGCTCCCAATGAGGATATCGAATCGAGTgagaaatcaaaaagaaaacGTTAAATTCTTTTTAAGTTTTATGTTTCATTCAGTGGCAGAGCTAGGATTCTCACCTAGGGGTTCAAAAATAGGAGGAagtaaatacatgaagaagCTAGGAGGCTTCACTAAAATTTtaacattgtatatatattgtaatttTTCACCCAGGTTCGAGCCCCTCATGTCTACCTAGCTCCGCCCTTGGATTCATTACAATCGACATGCGATAATTTGCCTACTCAATCTTCATATAATTTGCATGAGCATGTTAACGAGTGAGTAATTAATATCCGAATACTCCATTCattctaagtaggcgtttggccatgaaaacaaaaaaaaataaataaaaaaaaatcactttatttgaaattttgaagttggagttggagatggagttgtgtttgattataacttttgcaaaaaatatttggttgtttgaatgtattgaaagtgaaaaagtggaaaaaaagaagtgaaaataagattttaggtgtttttcaaatgaagttgtatttggaattttcatggcaaaacgtttattttcaaataaagtgaaccaatttttcaaaaaaaagtgaaaaattctcatggccaaacaggtCCTAGAAGACATTTTCCCGCTTAATTTATTTCAAGAGTATTTTATTATGTGCCAACCATCTCTATTTTTGTCGAGTATAAGCGtgtatatgcacatgatatgttttcacttatttttttttatcaagtgaTAAATGAAGGGGAAAAatactaccaaaaaaaaaaaaggtttaaggGGTGATAGGATTCCTGCATAAATTTACATGTGTAATTGACAATTTCACTATAGTTTAGGCGTGTTTCTATATCTTATCTCTTTTAAATATGTCAAAAGATTTGTTTGACTATACTCCCTACATCCATATTTACTTGTTCATGTTTAACTTATCACACCCTTAAAAAGCAATAAATAAATGACAATTTCAATATATCACCCCTAATTATTATAAGTCATCTCACTCATTGGGAAATGAATTGCAAATAAttagtacttaataataaggatTACATAgatataaaatggtaaattgtctttttaaacttttaaactGAGCAAGTAACAACGGACATCTAATTTTATTAtatagtggacaaataaaagtggctggaggagtaaaatatttactccatttgtttcataataagtggtaTTTTTAGTTTGGGTACAACCCTTAAGAAAATTACCCACTCCTAGAAAGTAAGAAATGTTTTTACTACTAGCTACTAACTGACCCTTAATCAAAAGTAGTTCTTTGATGGTTTCTTGgttatttaaaactttatttatttaaataaagggtaaaattgaaacaaaataatCAATGTCTTCTTACTTTTGtgaaacaccacttattttgaaacaaaatattaaaataaatacacCACTTATAGTGAAATGGAGCGAGTATCATTAATAggaataaaaaatttatgttaCATTTATTTCAACTTAAAGAGGGATCATTCATGCTCGAACTTACGTCACACAAAATGGAGGGAAGAGTAAAAATTTCACCGAAAAAGAGAGCATGCTCGTTTGGatttgctgaaaaaaatggcttttaagcataagtgctgaaagttattttataaataagtaatTACGTATTTGGATAAAAGTACTTAAAGTGTTTTAGAAGCAAGGGTAGTATtgaaattaacagaaaatataagggataaaagggtaaagttgttggtcaaaccaaaatgacttttaagccaaaaaaaaaaaaaaaagagttggggttgagcaacttctagattttagcttattttaagcactttttaatttaatttaagctattttttatttttaccaaatactcaaataagttaaaaatgacttataagctcgtttgaccaacttataagccaatccaaacgggctctatacTCCCTAAGTCCAAAATTAAATgttttagtttgatttttttttcaatttaagaaataaagagagacttAGTTAAAGATGTGTAAAGTagcaaaaatattttaaaccttGTGATTATAAAATGTATGATGTTTAAATTGTCAACAAATTAAAAATCGAGAGACCCTCTAtttgggaaaaataaaaaaggaaagtattAAATTGGGACCAATGGagtaatttgttttttttttttttcaccgacaaaaatagaaatataggGAGTAGAAAACAAAACAGAAATTGCTCATCTACCACCCGAACACCGGGTGTCTAGAAAGCCAACAAAAATTGTGAAACCACCAAAATTAGATCAATTTTCAAGTTCCTCTAAATATTGAATCTTCACatttgtttcttcaattcaaTGGCAGAAGTTTCTACAATCCACCGTTTCCATATCCCAACAATcacttatgatgatgatgatgaagagtaCCCACATTCATTTGCTTTCGATTTTGATTCCCTTACTGATAATTTCAATTTTAGCCCCAATTCTGCACCCGGATCCCTAGATTCAGATTCGGGTCATTCGGGTTTGCTTGCAGACCCGAATTCCTTTATCGTTGATGAAGACCAAATGAATTTCGTTACAGATATGTTCGTTACAGAGGATAGGGTTTTCACTGAGGATTTTGGATCTGATTTTGATGGGCTTGATTCGGGTGATGGGCTTCGGGTTGTGGGTGTCGGGCCGGATTCTGGGGATATTGATGATCAAAATGATGACTTGGGTGTTAATGGTTTTTGGAATTGTCTAAGGATTGATGATGATGAACAGAGGGATTTGAATGATGATTTCGAGTGGGAAGAAGTTAATGAAAGGGGTGAAGAGAGAGATTATTTGAGTTCTGTAATTGATGGTATTGAAGAAATATCAGTTTCTTCAGATAACTCGAATTCGGATTCAATTGATGAGCCAGTGAGGAATTTAGAATGGGAAGTTTTGTTGGCGGTTAATAGTATCGAAAGGAGCCTCGAATTCGATGGAAATGATGATGAGATTGATCATGATGCATTGATTGGgcaatttcttgaaaatgaagGGACTTTAAAGGGTAGTCCACCAACAGCTAAAAATGTTATTGAAAATCTTCCTTTAGTGGAATTAAAGGACAAAGAAAACAACACGGCGTGTGCCGTTTGTAAAGATGAGATTTTGGTTGTGGAGAAGGTGACTGAGCTTCCTTGTTCTCATTATTACCATTTGGACTGTATTTTACCTTGGTTAAATATACGCAATACATGCCCTGTTTGTCGCTATGAGTTACCTACGGATGATACTGATTATGAAAGGAGGAAAATTGGAAGGCGTAATGGTGCTAGAGCTGAAGTTGGTAATGATTTT from Lycium ferocissimum isolate CSIRO_LF1 chromosome 2, AGI_CSIRO_Lferr_CH_V1, whole genome shotgun sequence includes:
- the LOC132037080 gene encoding WPP domain-interacting tail-anchored protein 1-like isoform X2 — translated: MDADTENNASASIEGVNANEVEAESNTIDSLEVLSSSGNVTQEIPSVGEILTRLELDLACFSEKLVNLDQLVMHVETRESDFEAFASEKEHTSNDIVEKAIEFDLLSGVLDSEVRELGGLLSTVAVEIENVRKVISSHGHVDDEAFILIEEKLHDSEKSLKQSQDNLLELRTQCTNFHGIILTSQGDQNWQDGEAADYFNSDALLTPKTKIKMQTVEQQRHILRMLEKSLARELDLEKKLTESRQVEEELEVRLQQEAFCMEEEIEDAWQRLFEGENAAEVLLGISKALLDRLQMAHFNLNGTVQRESCLQSKLQEMEEHLKAKENLLGKSESSSKELGDKVKTLEKRLEDSELQLSNYTKKSQELESEIHEMEDTIHTLKEKNSEAERRIDTAENECNILKEENVELDKELNLLKSSSSERINLLEKQLRDSELRLQHAVASGEASQEKQIMLNSTIKDMEDLIEDLKLKVSKAESLMEGAEEKCIILSESNSDLNEELTFVRGRLVCLEASLRQAEETKKATARDINFRSKLITDLILQLALERERLEKQIALLIMENKAQKKLFQQNDEVPSLSPQSDGKDTRESVLAKAEFSAVTSPNECKEKKSKFTSITKEENGSGDFLMSESKEETTDSSTRLDASRNIDARQLDLKILSALQISFR
- the LOC132037099 gene encoding E3 ubiquitin-protein ligase CIP8-like → MAEVSTIHRFHIPTITYDDDDEEYPHSFAFDFDSLTDNFNFSPNSAPGSLDSDSGHSGLLADPNSFIVDEDQMNFVTDMFVTEDRVFTEDFGSDFDGLDSGDGLRVVGVGPDSGDIDDQNDDLGVNGFWNCLRIDDDEQRDLNDDFEWEEVNERGEERDYLSSVIDGIEEISVSSDNSNSDSIDEPVRNLEWEVLLAVNSIERSLEFDGNDDEIDHDALIGQFLENEGTLKGSPPTAKNVIENLPLVELKDKENNTACAVCKDEILVVEKVTELPCSHYYHLDCILPWLNIRNTCPVCRYELPTDDTDYERRKIGRRNGARAEVGNDFQVRYNFEIVP
- the LOC132037080 gene encoding WPP domain-interacting tail-anchored protein 1-like isoform X1; this translates as MDADTENNASASIEGVNANEVEAESNTIDSLEVLSSSGNVTQEIPSVGEILTRLELDLACFSEKLVNLDQLVMHVETRESDFEAFASEKEHTSNDIVEKAIEFDLLSGVLDSEVRELGGLLSTVAVEIENVRKVISSHGHVDDEAFILIEEKLHDSEKSLKQSQDNLLELRTQCTNFHGIILTSQGDQNWQDGEAADYFNSDALLTPKTKIKMQTVEQQRHILRMLEKSLARELDLEKKLTESRQVEEELEVRLQQEAFCMEEEIEDAWQRLFEGENAAEVLLGISKALLDRLQMAHFNLNGTVQRESCLQSKLQEMEEHLKAKENLLGKSESSSKELGDKVKTLEKRLEDSELQLSNYTKKSQELESEIHEMEDTIHTLKEKNSEAERRIDTAENECNILKEENVELDKELNLLKSSSSERINLLEKQLRDSELRLQHAVASGEASQEKQIMLNSTIKDMEDLIEDLKLKVSKAESLMEGAEEKCIILSESNSDLNEELTFVRGRLVCLEASLRQAEETKKATARDINFRSKLITDLILQLALERERLEKQIALLIMENKAQKKLFQQNDEVPSLSPQSDGKDTRESVLAKAEFSAVTSPNECKEKKSKFTSITKEENGSGDFLMSESKEETTDSSTRLDASRNIDARQLDLKVVLISVFLFLIAVLASVLLQYHWSQRFGE